DNA sequence from the Corvus hawaiiensis isolate bCorHaw1 chromosome 6, bCorHaw1.pri.cur, whole genome shotgun sequence genome:
TATATAAAAAGCTGACTGTAATCTTTATGCTCTTTCTGGATTTGTGGTACATCAAAGACTATTGATACTTGCTCTCAGTAGGAAGCCACCTGAAGCCAGGTTAGTTCTCtctttctgtcaaaaaaaatacagttttatgcAAACACATTCTGGATTTGTTTATATTGATCAATAAATAACAAGTAATAATAATACATAACTTCATGGAGCCATGTCCACAGGCTCTGTGATAGAAATACTGTTCACTGATCACTGTAGCATCACTAAATAGCATCTAAAGTCACAGCTGTGTGGGTTCAGACTGACACCAGCCCAGATGTACTGAGTACTGGACAGCCCATGAATACTGGCAATGCCTGTGTTCCTGGATGCTGACAGGCTGAAAGATGTAGTATCCTGCATGTTGACTTTCTAGACCACTTAAGTCTAAATATGAATTTGGGACTAAGTTTACTCTTTGGGTCTGGAAAGGCATGACTTTGCAGGAGGCTGGCCTCTCCTGGAATATTAGGTCCTTAATACACAGTCTGCACAAACATAAAAATCCAgtgcttgtttttaaagtagtgTGGTcactctggtttttttctttaaaccctCATTATCAAATGGAATGCATAAGAAGAGCcaggaaaaatatgtttgtatttactagggaaagaaaaatagaaagggAAGACGTGAACAACATTATTATATGTGATGAATCTCCTGTTTATTTTAGAGAGTCTGGAAATTGCCTTATTTTTTCAATTGGACCACATGTCCTTGTTAAAGATGTGTTCCACTCCAAACCATAAATATTCCAAGGACATCCTATTAGCAGTGTTATGAAAGAGAAGGAACTAGATTATCCCAATGGAAGGCACTCACACTGCCTCCTGACATGCATTTGATGTAAGTGGGTCTTCTACACTTGCTCTATAGCAAAGGGGATTCTGTCCAGGAGCCTTCCTACAGTCTTCTGTCCTCCCTTTGGAGATGTCTGGGAAGATAATCCTCTCACACATGCCATCTAAAATTGGTGTCATGTGAATATCCTCTTCTGGCCTTATAAACTTCAAGTCtgtgaaaacaataaaacaccATTCTTTAATTTGACATGAGCACAAAACTCCCTTTTACAATTGTGCATCTGAATCTGGTTAGAGGGAGCCTGGGATGCCACCACTTTGACCTTTAGTAGCTGGCACTGTGCAGCTGAGGTATGAAGCCAACAGTGGTCCCAAAGAAACGTGCACAGCTTTGCTGAGTCCACATTAAGCTGTGTGAATGTGGTACAGTAGAGTGTGGCCTGATGAGGCAAGTTTACATACAGGCTGCAGTGAGGGGAGAAGGatcaaactgaaataaaaatcctgTCTGACCTCCTCCTAATTCTAAATCACTTTTTAGATCTTGTCCATCTATCAGGGAGATTAAAGGAAACATGATTCACAAAAGTCATAATACTCCTGAGGAAGCTGAtcttcagggaagaaaaatccagAAAGAAGCTCAAGACATTGGAAAGAGAAAGGCAGTGGTGCACAGAGCCACTTATTCCTGCTACAAATCCTCCTTTGCCTGAAGCCAGGTTCTTATGAATTCTGTCCCCAGGCAATAGAGTCATCAAGGGAACCTCTTTTCAAATCTCTTGCTGCCAGAATTTAAACTGCCCTTCTCAATAGCTcatcaaaagtaatttttctcatGCCAATCGAGCTTCACAAGCCTTCTGACCCGGTAATAGATTAGCAAAACACAGACTGGGCAAGACAGAATTGGGATTGGGAATCCCTGGTTTTACCTGGAACGACAAATGCACAGATCATCGTAGCAGTTTtagcattttctgtttgtttattctGTTCCGTCAGTGTACACAAATAACTGgtgtttttctgggtttaagcccatgtgaaagagaaaagatttgGCTTTCTGTTCGGATGTCATAATATTAATAGAGAACATCTTTAGAGGCTTATTACAATGCAATATTGCTGATTCCAAGtattaggaaaatgaaaaaaaaaagaggacatAATGAATCATTCATCCCCACCCTTCAACAAAAATCACGAGAGTAAAAATGGCTTTAATTCCATTTGTTTATCAGTTTCTCAGCATTTCTGTGTCGTCAGATTACTATTTCAGACTCTTCTGCCACAATGGGAGCTAGGAACTGTCTTAAAGATTCTCAGTTGTCTTTAAATCACACAAATCCTGAAGCTCCGgcctttggggaaaaaacatctAACAAAATAAGCTAACAAGGTATTTGGGATGAAAATACCAGAGCAATTAATGAACCATCAACACTGAACAGGTTTCATAAGGTTGGCTGTGCTGAAAGATGACATTTGCAAGAACAGATTCAAAATGCCTGAAGTGAAAAAAGGGCCAATATACTACATTTTGGGTATTAACCTAGATCAACTAGGCACAATcttgctaggaaaaaaaaattatcaaacaAAAACCtacccccaaaaaaccagctAGGGCTTTGTTTTTACACCAGTTCTCCCAGTCCTGATTTCTTATGAAGTCAGGAAAAAAGCTACTGGCAGCAATAGCTCTGCTAAGACTCTTGAAATGTGGTAACTAAACATtattataaatttatttcatcttGACACCAAAGCCAGCTCTACAGCTGTTTTATGATACTATGAAGGTTAAACTACTACAGAACAAGCACTCCTGCATGTGGCTACTATAAAAGTGTCACtgaattatttctaattttagtGCCCGTTGCTCTAAAAATTGCTTCTCACTGCACTccaagaagcaagaaaaaaggtgattcacatgaaccTAGGCAGCTGAGGAATTACATGGACTTAACtgatggagcagagcagctACAGGATTTGTACTGGACTAAGGCTGAGGAGGGACTCTCAGGGGGTTAAGTTGCCGTGGTCCACAATGTGTAAGTCTTGTAGCTGATTTGGTGATGCTGCCCCCCTTTCTGGCAAACTAAGAGAAACAGGTACTTTCAGGGTAGAATGAGACTCAATTCAGCCATCCAGTTTAAGATGATGAGTTGAATCACACCTGAGAATGGCCATTTGTCTGCACTAACTATATAATTACTTCAGGCAACTAGAGATTTTATTTACCTCTTTTTTCAGGTTAGTATTATCCAAGTGTCCAATAAAAGGTAAATGGGCAAAACACAACTCCAGCCACAAATGCAGCTACACCTCTACCTCATGGGACTCAAATATGTcacaaaaaaaggagggggaaaaaacaaactcaaacAGTAGATATTATACCTTGCCAATATGCTTGGCAGAAATTAGTGCTTTCAAAAGCCATTTCTTTTACTGGTATTCcaaaatactattaaaaaaaaaaaaaaaaaacaaacccaaaccaaaaaccattATTTGTGAGCTGGATCTATCTAGGAACATAAAAAAGATGACATGTAAGCTAAAGAAAGATGTAAATCATTGGTCTCTGTTAGTGAGATGATCACCAGCACTCACAtcatcacagaattgtttaggttggaaaagactttgaGGTCAttaagtccaactgttaacccagcaccacctcTCTCACCCTGGACTCCCACAAACACTGTAGcaactgaattattttattctcagAGATTGCTGGATACTATTAATACCCTTAAAATGAGCATCATGTAAATTCTAAATCACAGGTTGTCAGACAATTTTTTTAGTTAaagaaccaaaaccaaaccagttaGCAAAGAAATCATGCCTTCATTGTTATGAAGCACAGACTTTGTCACCCCATTTATCTTACGGGGATGCTATTACTGTTGATATGGGCAATTAACTATatttggaaaatacatttttcaaaaataatctgCATTTTTCATCATCAGTTTAGAGCAGAAAATTACTTGCAGGGAGAAATCATTTCAAGACCTGCACCTGAGTCGGGGTAAGCAGGTACAGCTACACAGAAATGGAAGATCATACACCAATTTATACAGGCTGAAAGAATGGTCATTAATCCATGCCTAGAGGattggaagcttccagcagtgGGTGAGCTTTTTGTGTCTCCCAGATCAATAAAGCAAATGGTCAGATCAGGCCTAAGAAGTTTTGATACGTAAAAGTGGTAGATGTGTGGACTCAGCATGGAAATCATTGTGTGAACAACACTGCAAGTACAATCCCAGAAGCTAAGCATAAATCCCCTCCCTGAATGCTTCCTACTGATATCTATATGTATATCTATATGGCATTCGTTTTTCATAAAACAacttttactgttatttttaaggAGTTCTAGAGATGAAACTACCTTGTTCACAGATGCAACTCTTCTTGTTCAAGAATGAAAGTATGATGCCTAAGTATGATGCCTAGGATGCCCTGATTACAGCATTACTCACTTGCTGAGAAGCACCAGTATCTAGTTTGCTTCTGTGCAGAGGAACATTATTTAGTAGATTACGAAGAAAGGTTCATTCCGGGTTGCTCTTTCTTAATTCAAATGCGAATTTGATTTGAATGCATACTTCACTCGGTGTTGCTACCTGAATCTCTGACCAATCAGCATCCCACCCAGCGTATTCGTGTGTGCACTGAAACTCTAGGATGCTGCCAAAGCATTAAGCAGCCTACAGAaaagggtggggagggaggaatgTGCTTCTACTTCCTCTTCTTGGGCAGAGCAGACAGTAAGAAAGACCTCCTTAGTTCAGGGGTTAGTCCAAAACCAGAAGGTTTAATCCACCTATCCTTCCAGTCTGGTCATAATACCTTTGCTATTCATTTTAAAAGGgagtgaaaaaattaaatgttattaTCCAAAGGCCAAGATTCCAGTGATGAGCAATGGAAATACTGTCTGGGACTTTAACAGTAAGAGCTGAAGGCATGCTCTGCATCTGCGGGGCAACATTTTACTAAGTTTGGCAGAAAAGTCTCCTCCCTTCATCCCCTCAGGCTTCTGCTTAGCTTAGACAATATCACAAGGAAGGGCTGTTTGCCCAGAGGTTTTCATTGCGAAtttgttggggatttttgtttgtttgtttgttcatcCACATGGCTTCCTGCCAGCTTATGAAAACTACAAGCCTGTCATCAGGAGTTCACCCAGTctgggagaggaaaaacaatGGTGAGAAGTCAACCTGATTCCATACCttaaaaatgtcacagaatAAAACACACATAGAAGAGGCATTTCAGTAATGTTGTGACACTCCCCAATTTCAGCAATGGACTACAATGAAACATCAGTTTGTGGAAGCAATCAGGAGAGGTTTGTCTTGACATGGACAACCCAGTACAAGACATTAAGATCTTGTCTTTGTGCAAGCAGAACCTCCCCCACAAGTTTGCGTGATTAACAATATCCTTCGAAACCCAAACTCTTTCCTTACCCCCTGTGAAACAAGTTTCTTCCAAACTTTTTCAGGGCACATTGCAttcaaacacaggaaaaaaaaacttcaatCACCTTGAGCTGTatgaagaagaacaaagagGATTCCCTCAAAACAGGAAATCCTACTTTGTACAGTTAATATTTCTGCTGAAGCCAGTGGACAGCTTGGATAAACCCAGCTGAGAGGATCAGACTTATCAACTGCAGAtaggcaggagagaaaaaaacactggGTCAAATCCCAGCTATCATAAATCAGCGTAACTCCACGGAAGTTAAGAGTGCTGTCCCGATTCAAGCCAGCTGTGGAACTACCTCACAGTGTGTTTTGCAAGTCTATTTTCAACTCTTCAGGGCTCAGCTCTGTTTAAACATCCACAACACCCACTGAAATTAATGAGAACTGTATGTTCAGAACACTAGTATTACTTTTTAACTATTTGGGAGGTGCTCAGACATTGTGATAATGAGCACCACATATTAGAACCCAGACAGAATGGTATTAAATCATCAGACCCTTAAGTGGGACAGGTCGTTAATCTTTTCCTTGGGAGAGCATTTCAATTTTTGCCGTGGCAAGTGAGAATTCATCATTAATAGATGTGGGGGTTCTACATTTGCCAAGTCCCAGACAAAGTGTGTTTTTCCATTTGCCTTGGGCTTGTGTAAGCTTGCCTAAGGAGGCCAGCCTTGCAGTTTGAGAAACACTGCTAGCAGCCACCATACCCTCATTCCCAGCTAAATTAAACCCTATTATGCTGTAATTAACCTTGCCTAACTTGTTctgagccacagcagcaggTAAAAATCATGCTTTTCCTAGGCTGTCCCCAAGAAGCATTTTTACGTATCAGGCTTGCCTACTCTTCAAATATTTCCAGCTACTCCTGGAAGCTCTTCTTCTGAAGATCACAGCTCAACTGCAGACATCAGAACTCTTCTTGATTTCAGTGAGGGCAGAATCCCCTGCAAATTTACTCATGCACCTTGTGTTCATGCCAGACGGCACATTTTTTGAGCAAACAGAATTCCACAGAAGCGATGATGAGAATACACGTATACAAATTGTTAGGTTTAAAGATTTAAAACATACACATAGGCAGGCTCACCAAGTTTTCTTGGTCAAATTTAAAGCAGTAGAATTAGATTTTATGAATTAGTCTattgccttttttatttaaatgcaagttaagaaaaagaaaaaagaaacctatTACATTTCTAGTTTCAATTTGATACTTGGGATATGGGTGAGAAGAATGAGCACAAGGGAGGAAGAACCTCTCATTTACAAAGCTACACTtctataagaaaaataaaatgtttgcagaattgcagttttcagacattttttccctcctcttttaaaaaaatcaaaattcttcAGCTGTATTTTGAAAGATCCAGCATTTTCACTAAGGTCCATCTGATTAAGTCCACAGACATTCAAGCCAGGCCATCAATGCCCTAGAAGCAGACATCCTCTGAAGTAATTCAACGAAGTTATGACAGAAAGTCCGGTTAGTCCTTTAGCTGCCTGCAACAAGTGTacacacagaaaatacagtatAAAACAGCACGAGACAAACGCTACACTGCCCTAAGTAAAAGGGCACTCAAAGACAAAAGAAGTGCTATCACTGAATACATCTTGCATATTATTACCAGTGGAAAGGTGGGAAGCCTCTGGAGAATGCAGCCTAGAGAGTCaatctgaggggtttttttaagctgtgcATCTGAGTGTATGGTGCGGAGAAAGGAGAGAACAGACGGTTATGCAGTAAGTGTACCAGCCTGTCTCTAGCACAGCCagctgacagcagctgcagcagcaggatttaTCCTACCTGTTCCTTTTAAGTTATTAAACTCCTCGGTTCCCACAGGACACGCAAtaaccttatttttttttaagcacttgCACTGACTTTGCTCTTCCGCCATCCCCGGAGCGGGACCCGCGGCCAGCGGCGGGTCCTGGGCCCGGCCCTCCCTGGCCTCGCCGCCCGTCCCAGgtgctgcggggccgggccggacCGGGCCGCTCCCGCCGGCCCCCGGCTCTGACTCCGGCTTTGGCTCCGGCTCCTCCTCCCCGGGGCCGGCCCCGCGGTTCCCCCGCTCCGGGTCGCTCCAGGTCTCCGCCGCTGCCGGCCGATGCCCGGGCCTCGCTGGTCAAGTGGTCCTAAACATTTCACAATTATGCTAGAGAACTGTTGAACTGTTAAGAACCACTGCACCAAGGAGGCTGAGGGTCCGCGGGGAGcgcagcggggcgggggcgcgctTCCCGCCCGCTCCTGCCCCGGGCTTGGCTCTTCCTTTCGCCGCGGCGGACCTGGGGACGAGACAGAACACACGGGACTGGCGGGCGGGCGGCTCCAGCGCCCGAGGACAGcgccgcgcccggcccggcccggcccggcccggccgtcCCGCACTCCTCGCTCAGCGCCGCCACTTACTGATGGCCACCGTCCCGCGAGCATCCCCGGCCTTgcgctggggctgggagagcttgACGGCAACACGCTCTCTTTacaaagtggaaagaaaaaaaaaaaataaaccaaccaaccaaccaaaaaaaaaaaaaaaaaagtttaaaaaggaCAAAACGAAACAAAGCCATTCTCCTGAGGGACCGCAGCTCGGCGGCAGCCCGGGCCGGGCGCCCGAGGCCGCTCCCCGCCACCCATGTACCGCGGCCGCCCCTCTGCCGCGCCTGGCCGTGCGGGGCCCTTTTATACCCGCGCGGTACCTCGCGGTGATGAGCCGTCCCCTGCGCGGCAGCCAGGAATGCTGCCCTCGCCCCTCACACGACCAGTTTTTCCAGGCTGCCTTCGCACTGACGGGGCGGTTTTGTTTCCAGCCATCATCTGGGGCGGCAGAACGTCAGCAGGTAGAGAAGGACAAACCTGTTCCGAGGCGGCGcgtttcctccctccctctctcctcccgcCGCCCTCCTGCCCTCCGCCCTGCCACCGGGGGAAACTGCTCGACAGGTTTCGCCGAAGCTGGAGGTGGCTCTGGGGGCTGAGTAAGAGACTCCACCCTGCGCCCTCCCGACAGGCGCTGCCGCTGACGGGCCGCCTGCCCTTGCACCCTCCCGGCCCCCCTCGCTTGGCTGGCagccctgaaaaacaaaacaacaaaacaaaacaaaaaaggcttaAACCGGCACGTCACGTTCTCCGGGGGATTTCACCGCCGCAGTGTGAACGCCCGGCCTGGCCCGGGATCCGTGCTGGTGGCGTAGCGCCTGGCGAGCATGGCTGCTTCCCACCCAGCCGGCTCCCCAGCAGGCCTGAGgtctgctctcctgcctgccaTCCCCGGGATTCAGAGCCGggtttcccctctttccccacCGGCCAATATTCTCTGAGATGAGAAGGCAATCTACCAAAGCCCTCTGACATCTCTGGGTGAGCTGGCAGTGTTGCCATGTGCTGTCCAGCCCTCCTGAAGGGTAGCGTGGGTACCCATTTCTAGTCTGCAAGTGTTCATTGCCAGACTGACTCTCCTGGGTGTAGTTTCAGGGGTTTTTCTTAGAAACGACATGAGAAATCCCCTGCTGTGCGTGAGTGCCTGGGTTTGCCCCATCTTCTCCCAGTAtccccacagcactgctgctgtttcctcaGGTGCCCTGAGGAGACACCATTGGGGAGCACTGGCCTTTCCAGAGGTCGCTTTCTGCTCCTGAATGTTCCCGACCTTgctttcagaaaggaaggactAAGAAGCCAGAACTGAAAAACATGAAGAAGGTTCTGATGTTCAGAGGTGTTGGACAGCTAACAGGGAGGAAGGACACCCTGAACTTTGACAAACTAGCAATGAAATCTAGTTCGCTGAGGTTTCCAAGCCGTGTTGTTGGGGTGAGCTGAAAGGCCCTAACGCCCTGTAACCTTAGGATGGGGATTATGGTAACCCCACAGTCGGCTTCCCCATGGTAGCAGTGGGGACACTGGTTGTTGTTGGtgccaggctgcctgcactgcctgaCCACATGCTGCTCTCACCAGCCAGCCCAGGAGACACCATTTCAAAAAGATGTGGATGCTAAACCTTGCTCTGCCAGTGACTCAGCCTCCGGCCTCAGCCAAGTCACTTCACCACACCTTGAGAGGGAGATAATGCTTACCTACCTCATCTTATGAGGCTTCACTAATGTTTATGTAGTGCTTTGAATGTTTAAAGAACTGAGTGCTGTTTATGCATTTTGGTGTTCCAGATCCTATGATCTTTGgccctttaaaaatatataagaGACTCAAGCAGTCCCAGAGGAAATGCCCATACAGGAGgcatcccagagcagcagagcagggagaagccCTTGTGGCTGTGCACAGCTCATGTGAACATGGTGCTGCACCAGAAGCTGGAGTGCTGGAACCAGAACAGGTTGCTCTAGGAGCCTATGCAAACCTCatgctgaggaagaagctccctgGATCTAGGCTGGAGGCGTTTCAGTCTGCTTTGGTAaagccagctcctgctcttctgTTCTGCCCTCACACTCAAACCCAGAACTTAATTTTATGCCTTCTTCCAGACAGCCCAAGCCATAGGAGGTTTCTGGGCTTTCTCATTCTCCCAAAAGGATATTCGCTTGCCTTGGGTAGAGGAGGGTGCCACGTGTGTGAGTTCACTCAAAGGATACCTCTGTCCTTGGCATCCATGCAAATCTGTGGAAGAAAGACTGCTATTTACACTCTGTAAGAAGAGGCATTTGTGCTATGACACAGTGTTCTAGGTCGTCCACTCCTGCCAGTGATGTGTACATGATGTGCAGCATGACTGCATGggctgtattttatatataatccTTCACTAACTACACTGGCAACTCTCGCCTGCCTCTGACAAACACAAActcacacccacacccacagctCCACAATACCACCCAGCTAAATAATAACCTGACTGTCCATACTAACTGGGTTCAAGAGTCCTTTCCAGCCAAACCAGTTAGaacctgctgctgcactggCGAGATATATAATCCCCAGGGATCCCATTGCTGTTCTGGTCCCGGGTCAGACACGCATGGCAGATGGCCCCTAAAGGACTCTGAGCACTAAGTGGGGACCTGCCTGAGGCAGCCAGGGTTCTCTGAGGTACCAGAACCTGTATGGTGTTTAGGCAGGATGAACCATCTTCTGCTTTggacttcttttttaataagtGTCGGTGGTTTTACTGTGAATGGGTAAACATACCTTTAATTTAATTACTAAGTATTTAGTATGTTCTGTTTCTCACCCATATACCTT
Encoded proteins:
- the LOC125327070 gene encoding uncharacterized protein LOC125327070; the protein is MAGRRADLRPAGEPAGWEAAMLARRYATSTDPGPGLPAKRGGPGGCKGRRPVSGSACREGAGWSLLLSPQSHLQLRRNLSSSFPRWQGGGQEGGGRREGGRKRAASEQVCPSLPADVLPPQMMAGNKTAPSVRRQPGKTGRVRGEGSIPGCRAGDGSSPRDLKFIRPEEDIHMTPILDGMCERIIFPDISKGRTEDCRKAPGQNPLCYRASVEDPLTSNACQEAV